Proteins encoded together in one Amblyomma americanum isolate KBUSLIRL-KWMA chromosome 1, ASM5285725v1, whole genome shotgun sequence window:
- the LOC144133035 gene encoding uncharacterized protein LOC144133035: MLYTKSGQGADDVYIGKWKFFKAMMFIDNGAPAESRTYTETYGMATEEEYGQSPENSLVVESQDPAVDASVSNTAAAEAPVPQASEAQSAVALANANQAAPKRKRIADHQLALLQQRTDTLSKMAKTLDNSSPDDCSAFASVLAHYFRKLPLAKRAKCQAAVLTLMTTYLEDES; this comes from the exons atgctcTATACGAAGAGCGGCCAAGGGGCAGATGATGTGTACATAGGGAAGTGGAAATTCTTTAAAGCAATGATGTTCATAGACAATGGAGCCCCAGCCGAGAGCCGAACGTACACAGAAACGTACGGGATGGCCACAGAAGAG GAATATGGGCAATCTCCAGAGAACAGCCTTGTTGTGGAATCTCAGGACCCGGCGGTCGACGCGTCGGTGTCCAACACAGCGGCGGCAGAAGCACCTGTGCCACAAGCATCCGAGGCACAATCAGCGGTGGCTCTGGCTAACGCAAaccaggcagctccgaaaagaaaaagaattgcaGACCACCAGCTTGCTCTTCTGCAGCAGCGGACTGACACGCTGTCCAAGATGGCCAAGACCCTTGACAATTCTAGTCCGGACGATTGCAGCGCATTCGCTTCTGTACTAGCTCATTATTTCAGGAAGTTGCCGCTAGCTAAAAGGGCGAAGTGCCAGGCAGCAGTCCTGACTTTAATGACAACTTACTTAGAGGATGAGTCGTAA